A region of Nostoc sp. 'Peltigera membranacea cyanobiont' N6 DNA encodes the following proteins:
- a CDS encoding tetratricopeptide repeat protein, with translation MLKRLIVIVTAAILFSSSLTLAESKKPKVPDKFPPSPLEITTPDPLLPRLPKDKQPLTLQEQQNLEPALDALNQEAAAKLQAGEPVVAFEIWNRELRLRRFLGSLAEVQALSRVGAIAWKQNNKEEVQYILQRLQAIEKQAESQKKTAQVDLELWRSLAQAYQNVRSIKLAVEAYDQVLLVVRQQKDTTAVVEMLKTIGELHLSWFDYPKAAPVYEELLGFATSQGERVNEITYLQRLAYIYEQTQQPQQSLNVLNKLLEIYVSENNLTKIPELKLAIASDYESLAKKDPNLLLEAFKNYQEAYTTAWQLKEYVPAGDALQKLIALYRSQGQIDEALQASQILVQTEAQAANFYGMMQAYDQIGQLYIERKDFPQALTAFKQGLELAQQLKHEEAYFTGQIEKVSKANL, from the coding sequence ATGCTCAAGCGTTTAATTGTGATTGTGACTGCCGCTATACTCTTTAGTAGTTCCTTGACGCTGGCAGAGAGTAAAAAGCCGAAAGTACCGGATAAATTTCCTCCCAGTCCCCTAGAAATTACCACACCCGACCCACTGCTACCCCGTTTGCCCAAGGATAAACAGCCGTTAACTCTCCAAGAACAGCAAAACTTAGAACCAGCGCTAGATGCCTTAAACCAAGAAGCAGCAGCGAAACTGCAAGCAGGGGAGCCGGTGGTGGCGTTTGAAATTTGGAACCGAGAACTTCGCTTGCGGCGCTTTTTAGGTTCATTAGCAGAGGTGCAAGCACTATCGCGAGTTGGGGCGATCGCTTGGAAGCAAAACAATAAAGAAGAAGTACAATATATTTTGCAGCGATTGCAAGCCATTGAAAAACAGGCAGAATCTCAGAAAAAAACTGCCCAAGTCGATCTAGAATTGTGGCGATCGCTAGCCCAAGCTTACCAAAATGTGCGTTCGATTAAACTAGCTGTAGAAGCTTACGACCAAGTTCTGTTAGTGGTGCGGCAGCAAAAAGATACAACAGCAGTAGTAGAAATGCTTAAGACCATTGGCGAACTACATCTAAGTTGGTTTGATTATCCTAAAGCCGCCCCAGTCTACGAAGAACTGTTGGGTTTCGCTACTTCCCAAGGCGAACGTGTAAACGAAATAACATATCTGCAACGGCTAGCTTACATTTATGAGCAGACACAACAACCACAGCAGTCATTGAATGTACTTAATAAACTACTAGAAATTTACGTTAGTGAAAATAATCTTACTAAAATACCAGAATTAAAGCTAGCGATCGCTTCAGATTACGAATCTCTTGCAAAGAAAGATCCTAACTTACTGCTAGAAGCCTTTAAAAATTATCAAGAGGCTTATACCACTGCTTGGCAATTAAAGGAGTACGTTCCAGCTGGTGACGCTTTGCAAAAGTTAATTGCGCTGTACCGTTCTCAAGGACAAATAGACGAGGCCTTGCAGGCTAGCCAAATTCTTGTGCAGACAGAGGCGCAAGCCGCCAACTTTTACGGGATGATGCAAGCTTATGACCAAATTGGGCAATTGTATATAGAACGCAAAGATTTTCCTCAAGCATTAACAGCTTTTAAACAAGGATTGGAACTAGCGCAACAACTCAAACATGAAGAAGCATACTTTACTGGGCAAATTGAAAAAGTATCGAAGGCAAATTTATAG
- a CDS encoding alpha/beta fold hydrolase has protein sequence MKDWWQATFPKGRQSLIITDAQGYPVQISYGEKGRGKPLILLHGMGSWSYNWRHSVAALSKHFRVICFDAKGFGFSEKPSFRREHNSHQILEFKRIIQALCDEPVVIVAESLGGLVALALAQENPQLIGQLVVVNVPVFTKHLPHWAMSLLAQTPLEIIQTIDTLRLAYLFAPLLREIMARERRGVLFDPSILTQEDVYWITYPFIEFPGAIAKVAEELQIAAREIENWQANKPNMLTQIQNNLSAIQCPTLVLWGDRDSWFPVSHGEKLHQHLPNSKLKILSNCYHDASTGAFEQVNAAILEFLRDTECS, from the coding sequence ATGAAAGATTGGTGGCAAGCTACTTTTCCTAAAGGGCGGCAAAGTCTAATTATTACTGATGCTCAAGGTTATCCTGTACAAATTTCCTATGGCGAAAAAGGTAGAGGTAAACCGCTAATCTTATTACATGGCATGGGTAGTTGGAGCTATAATTGGCGACACAGTGTAGCCGCATTATCTAAACATTTCCGGGTAATTTGCTTTGATGCCAAAGGTTTTGGTTTTTCTGAAAAACCATCGTTTCGTAGAGAACACAACAGTCATCAAATTCTTGAGTTTAAAAGAATTATTCAGGCATTATGTGATGAACCCGTAGTGATTGTGGCTGAATCTCTGGGGGGATTAGTTGCCCTTGCCCTTGCTCAAGAAAATCCGCAGTTAATCGGACAGCTTGTAGTCGTAAACGTACCTGTTTTTACCAAACATTTACCCCATTGGGCTATGTCGTTACTTGCCCAAACTCCTCTAGAAATAATCCAAACAATTGACACCTTACGTCTGGCATATTTGTTTGCACCTCTATTGAGAGAAATTATGGCAAGAGAAAGACGTGGGGTATTATTTGATCCGTCCATTTTGACACAGGAAGATGTCTATTGGATTACTTACCCCTTTATTGAATTTCCTGGTGCGATCGCTAAAGTTGCTGAAGAGTTACAAATAGCAGCGCGAGAAATTGAGAATTGGCAAGCAAATAAACCAAATATGCTTACCCAAATCCAAAATAATTTGAGTGCAATTCAGTGTCCTACACTAGTTTTGTGGGGCGATCGAGATAGTTGGTTTCCTGTTAGTCATGGTGAGAAATTACATCAGCATCTCCCCAATTCCAAATTAAAAATTTTGTCTAACTGCTATCATGATGCATCAACAGGTGCTTTTGAGCAGGTGAATGCAGCGATTCTCGAATTTTTACGGGATACGGAATGCTCTTAA
- a CDS encoding peptidoglycan-binding domain-containing protein yields the protein MQSSLTASILSYLKLLDPTVNRCKVEKRQKGWCPKRSKFLSAIGILLYSATPLLIASTSVVSIAAPQKIAQVNPGDSINRPNLKVGSQGERVSELQAALKLLGFYSGAVDGIYSQNTASAVSRFKQAAGLNPDGVVDASTWQRLFPNQPVAASTVPSSQPRFNSATNFPVPTQASNLTNVANPSPNPPRQAVTQVATKPTSPKKAATQVASNPEPRPATPRKTTTSNTQKKPNRTTSTTRSQSNTSNTSTKRTPGIQYTSEGMPILRIGLRGSEVVKLQQQLKKLGFLKGDADGDFGETTETAVKAAQKRYGLEADGVVGGSTWEVLLRR from the coding sequence ATGCAAAGCAGCCTGACAGCAAGTATTTTGAGTTACTTAAAATTACTAGATCCAACTGTAAATCGCTGTAAAGTGGAAAAACGGCAAAAGGGTTGGTGCCCAAAGAGGTCTAAATTTTTATCAGCCATTGGAATACTCTTGTACTCTGCTACGCCTCTGCTTATTGCCTCAACATCTGTAGTATCAATAGCAGCACCACAAAAAATTGCTCAAGTAAATCCTGGAGATAGCATCAACCGCCCTAACCTTAAAGTTGGTAGCCAAGGCGAACGCGTATCTGAACTTCAGGCAGCTCTGAAACTTTTGGGTTTTTATTCTGGTGCAGTAGATGGTATATATAGTCAGAATACAGCTAGTGCTGTTTCCCGGTTTAAACAAGCAGCTGGCTTAAACCCAGATGGCGTTGTTGATGCCAGCACTTGGCAAAGACTTTTCCCTAATCAACCAGTAGCAGCATCAACTGTTCCTTCATCCCAGCCAAGATTTAACTCAGCTACGAATTTTCCTGTTCCAACCCAGGCTAGCAACCTCACCAACGTTGCAAATCCCAGCCCCAACCCCCCCAGACAAGCCGTAACACAAGTTGCGACAAAACCTACTAGTCCAAAGAAAGCTGCAACACAAGTTGCAAGCAACCCTGAACCAAGACCTGCTACCCCAAGAAAAACTACAACTTCAAACACACAGAAAAAACCGAATCGCACTACATCAACTACTCGAAGTCAGTCAAACACATCAAACACAAGTACTAAGCGAACCCCTGGTATTCAATACACCTCCGAAGGAATGCCAATTTTGCGTATAGGATTACGTGGTTCTGAAGTTGTGAAGTTGCAACAACAACTGAAAAAGCTTGGTTTTTTGAAAGGCGATGCCGATGGAGACTTTGGCGAGACAACCGAGACAGCTGTGAAAGCTGCACAAAAGCGCTATGGTTTAGAAGCTGACGGTGTAGTTGGTGGCTCTACCTGGGAGGTTCTTTTGCGGCGTTAG
- a CDS encoding phage holin family protein, translating into MQHFLLTWLGTAVALFLTANIVPGFFIKNFVVALVATLVIGLVNAFIRPILQILTFPITLLTFGLFTLVINALTLWLASALTPGYGFEIQGFLPALLGSIVLAVVSSIINYLLRVVD; encoded by the coding sequence ATGCAACACTTTTTATTAACTTGGCTCGGTACTGCGGTAGCGTTATTTCTGACTGCTAATATTGTTCCGGGATTCTTTATCAAGAATTTTGTGGTTGCCTTAGTCGCTACCCTTGTTATTGGTCTGGTTAATGCATTTATTAGACCAATTTTGCAGATTTTAACTTTTCCGATTACCTTGCTCACCTTTGGTTTATTTACATTGGTAATCAACGCTTTAACCCTTTGGTTGGCAAGTGCTTTAACTCCTGGTTATGGTTTTGAGATTCAGGGATTTTTACCTGCTTTGTTAGGTTCAATTGTGCTAGCTGTTGTTTCTAGCATAATTAACTATTTATTGAGAGTTGTTGACTAA
- a CDS encoding DUF4112 domain-containing protein: MPDSSPRFSMIEPDAKAPTLKRLRQLSRLLDNIVTIPGTKIGFGLDPILGLIPIGGDFLGVMFSSYIILEAARLGVSRATLGKMVFNVIVDGLVGTVPVLGDFFDFAWRANTNNIKLLEEYLKFPSEQKSADRLFIVALLVGLLLISIVLVALPVILIRMLWNALTGG, translated from the coding sequence ATGCCGGATTCTTCTCCTCGGTTTTCGATGATTGAGCCTGATGCCAAAGCACCCACCCTGAAGCGCCTGCGTCAGTTAAGTCGGCTGCTAGATAACATTGTTACTATTCCTGGTACTAAGATTGGTTTTGGTCTAGATCCAATCTTAGGACTTATACCTATTGGTGGTGATTTTTTGGGAGTCATGTTTTCTAGCTACATCATCCTAGAAGCCGCGCGTCTGGGTGTATCTAGAGCCACTTTAGGCAAAATGGTTTTCAATGTGATTGTTGATGGCTTGGTAGGTACTGTTCCCGTTTTGGGAGATTTTTTTGATTTTGCCTGGAGAGCTAACACTAATAATATCAAGCTATTGGAAGAATACTTAAAGTTTCCGAGCGAGCAAAAGAGTGCAGATAGGTTGTTTATCGTTGCCCTTTTGGTTGGATTGTTACTGATCTCCATAGTTTTAGTAGCATTACCAGTGATTCTAATTAGAATGCTGTGGAACGCCTTAACAGGTGGTTAA
- a CDS encoding YihY/virulence factor BrkB family protein, with protein MPKLRFFRFFRHLNWRTLKKTFARTMERRLLGLASEIAFNAMLSLFPAILALIAAIGLLAESLQATFKQLALQLSQILPDEALILIRDFATTEITNSKNSGLFSLSFVLAIWTASGAVSTAMTALDQIHQIPSEKIRPFWKAKLVSLGLTVGTMLLLVLASLLVFTSDWILGMVIRENGSLIFLLHLWKLLRWPLALSIVAVAFGFVYRYGPSAWNSGTPMMPGAILAAVFWAILSALFRLYVANFGNYNKVYGAVGAVIVLMLWLSMSAAVLLIGDQLNVTVGEDMRSKAQSQFNENISL; from the coding sequence ATGCCAAAGCTTCGTTTTTTTCGCTTCTTTCGCCACCTCAATTGGCGCACGCTCAAAAAAACTTTTGCCAGGACAATGGAAAGACGGCTTTTGGGACTTGCCTCGGAAATCGCCTTCAATGCCATGTTATCGCTGTTTCCAGCAATTCTTGCTCTAATCGCAGCCATTGGCTTATTGGCAGAATCTTTGCAAGCCACCTTTAAACAACTAGCGCTTCAACTCAGTCAAATCTTACCTGACGAAGCCTTAATTCTGATCCGTGATTTTGCTACCACAGAAATTACCAACTCCAAAAATAGCGGTTTATTTTCTCTGAGCTTTGTCTTAGCAATTTGGACTGCCTCTGGGGCGGTGAGTACCGCGATGACAGCCCTCGACCAAATCCATCAAATTCCTTCAGAAAAGATACGCCCCTTTTGGAAAGCCAAGCTTGTCTCTCTCGGATTAACAGTCGGTACTATGTTACTTTTAGTGCTGGCTTCTCTCTTAGTGTTCACCAGCGACTGGATTTTGGGAATGGTAATACGGGAAAATGGTTCCTTGATCTTCTTATTGCATCTTTGGAAGCTGTTACGCTGGCCATTAGCCTTAAGTATTGTTGCTGTCGCCTTTGGCTTTGTCTATCGTTATGGGCCAAGTGCATGGAACTCAGGTACTCCAATGATGCCTGGAGCAATTTTAGCAGCTGTTTTTTGGGCAATATTATCTGCCCTATTTCGGCTTTATGTGGCAAATTTTGGGAATTATAATAAAGTATATGGTGCTGTAGGAGCCGTGATAGTTTTAATGCTCTGGCTGTCAATGAGCGCTGCTGTTCTGTTAATCGGCGATCAGTTGAACGTGACAGTCGGTGAAGATATGCGCTCAAAAGCGCAGTCACAATTTAATGAAAATATTAGTTTGTAA